The DNA region CGCGATGCCGACGATCCCGCCGCCGATGACGCCGATGGACCCCACTTCGCTGCGATCGGTCATGCCACCTCCCCGTGTCGGACCGTCGGCGGTTGCCGCGGTCTATCCCTGCGCCTCAGCCGACCGCCGTCTTCGCGCCGTGCCGTACCCGTTCGAGCACCTGCAGGATCGCGTCCGCCACCAGCGCCGGCTGTTCGATGTGCACGTTGTGCCCGCTGTCGGTCTTCGTGGTGAAGACCGAGCCCGCCACCATCTCGGCCTGCACCGACTGACTCCGCTGGTGTCCGGTGTTGGTGATGTACCCGAAGTCGTCGGGGACCTCCTGGCCGATGACGCCTGCGGCCTTCAGCCCCGGGATGGTGGGTCCGATCAGCCGGTCGGAGCTGAGCACGATGAGCGGCATCTGCCGCAGCGGCGGGGCGGTCGGCAGCGGCTCGAAGCTCAGCTCCGCGTCGATCCATTCGAGTGCCGGATACTCCGCGACGGACTCGTCGATCTCTCCTCGCAGCAGCGGTTTCGCCGCGCATCCGGCGAGCAGGAGCAGTGTCGCCACGGCGCATCCCGGCGTCCAGGCTCTTGTGCGGCACCCCATCGCAACCCCCATCGCCACGCTACGCCCCGACGCCGCTCACCCGCGCGATGGCGGCGCAGCCACCGCCGGTCAGGCCTCGACGACCCGCAGCGCGATGTCCGTGCGGTACTGACCGCCGTCCAGCTCGACACGGCTCAGGGCGCGGTACGCGCGATCCCGTGCTTCGGCGAAGGTCGTGCCGACTGCGACGACGTTGAGCACGCGGCCGCCGGTCGCGATGAGCTCCCCGTCCTGCTCGGCGGTGGCGGCGTGGACTACGTGCACGCCTGCGACGGATGCCGCGGCATCCAGCCCGCGGATCGGCCTGTCGGTGACCGGCGCCTGCGGGTATCCCTCGCTGGCCAGGACCACCGTCACGGCGACGGCGTCTGCGAAGGCGGGACGCGGCTGATCCTCGAGGGTGCCGGATGCCGCGGCCAGAAGCAGCCCGGACAGCGGATCGACCAGGCGCGGCAGCACCACCTGCGTCTCGGGGTCGCCGAAGCGGGCATTGAACTCGATGACCTTGATTCCGTGCTCGGTGAGGATCAGGCCCGCGTAGAGCAGTCCGATGAACGGGGTGCCCTCCGAATCCAGCTGCCGGATGACGGGCTCGGCGATCTCGGTGGTGACGTGGTGCACGAACGTGTTCTCGTCGCCGAAGAGATCCGACAGCCAGGGCAGCGGCGAGTAGGCGCCCATGCCTCCGGTGTTCGGACCGGCATCGCCGTCGCCCAGCCGCTTGTAGTCCTGGGCCGGGGTGAGCGGCAGCACATGGTCGCCGTCGCTGAGGAAGAACAGCGAAACCTCCGGTCCTACCAGGAACTCTTCGACCAGCACGGCACCGGACGACAGGAAGCTCGCGGCGTGTGCCAGGGCGGCGGTCCGATCCGGTGTGACGAGCACGCCCTTGCCCCCGGCCAGGCCGTCGGCCTTCACGACGTGCGGTGCACCGAACTCATCCAGCGCGGCGGCGACCTCGTCCAGCGTGCTCGCCCGGATCGCGCGACCGCTCGGGACGCCGGCGGCGTCCATGATCCGCTTGGCGAACGTCTTCGAGCCCTCCAACTGCGCGGCGGCGCGGCCGGGCCCGAAGACCGGGATGCCCCGCTCACGCAGGGCGTCGGCGACGCCGGCGACCAGGGGCGCCTCCGGGCCTACGACGACCAGGTCGATCGCGTTCTCGTTGGCGAATTCCGTGACCGAGACCGGATCGTTCGCGTCGACGTCCACGATCACGGCATCCTCGCCTATCCCGGCGTTGCCGGGGGCTGCGTACAGCTCATGCGGGGAATCCTCCGACCGCAGCGCCAGGATGATGGCGTGCTCGCGCGCGCCCGAACCGAGGACCAGGATTCTCACCGGCCCAGCCTATCGACCGGGCTTGCCGCAACCCCGTGCCGAGCGGCCCCCGCGGTGGGAGAATCGACGCATGGCAGCCGAACGCGGCGCATCCGCCGACGGGGGTGTCGATGACGGACGCGTCGTTGACGAGGAGTTCCTGACGGTCGTGGTGCGGCCGTCTCCTCGGTACGGGCGGTTCCTCGGTGCCGGCATCGTCCTCGGGCTGGTCGCCGCGGCGATCATCACCTTCACCTCGAGCGGGGCAGCCGGCGACCCGTTCGACGCGGGAGCGTCCGGCCTGCTGCGCGTGTTCGGCGTCGCGGCGGGGGTCTGCGTCGCGGCGGGCCTGCTGATCACCGGCACCCTCGCGCTCATCCTGGATCGCATCGTCTCCGCCCACGCGCGCCCGGCGCGGGCGGAGCACGTGACGACGATCGTCGTGGATCTGGATGCTCCGGCCGACGATGAGGCGCCCCAGTGGGCGCGTGACGCGGACGACCTCACGTGACGGCACGCCCGCTTCCGCGAGCTCGGTGCGGGCGTAGCGTGGATGGATGCCGAAGAAGATCCTGGTCGACGAGGGCCGCGCCGCGCTGGCCGCCGTCGGAGCAGCGACCGCGGCATCCGAGAAGCCGGCGCGTGCCGAGTTGGCAACGGCCGTGCGGTATCTGCTGCAGCTGCTTGTCGAGAAGGCCCCGGGCGGCTCGGTTGAGGTGCGGGTCCCGCCGTTCGGAGCCGTGCAGGTCATCGAGGGGCCCCGACATACCCGGGGAACGCCGCCGAACGTGGTCGAGACCGACCCCGCGACGTGGATCGCGTTGGCGACCGGTCAGGAGCAGTGGGCCGATGCCGCGGCAGCCGGTCGCATCCTGGCGTCGGGTGTCCGCGCCGACCTCACCGCGCTGCTCCCCCTGCGCCCCTGAGCTGCCGGGCGCCGCCCCCCGCCGTCAGGCGGCCTCGCTCGGGGTGAGGTCGGGACATCCCATACACTGAGGTTAGGTAAGGATCCCCTAACCTTGTCGCGCCGACGCGCGTACCGCCGATTTCAGGATGTCTCCGTGCGCACTTCACCGCGTCCTCGCGTTTTCGGTCGCCTCGCCCAGACCGGGTTGAGCGCTCTCCTTCTCGCGGCGGCGGCGGTCGCCGTCGGTCCTGCTGCGGCGTCCGAGGCCGCCACGCCCACCGATGACGCGTGCGAGGTCAGCGCGGCTGAGGTGAGCTGGGGCTTCAAGGAGTCCTTCCGCTCCTACATCTCGGGAACCATCGCCGACGGCACGTGGGAGGTCACCGGCGGAGCGGGCTACCAGACGCCGAACTTCACGTGGACCGGCGGCACGGGATGGTACGACCCCGACACGCAGACCGGATCGGTCGCCTTCCCGGGCGGCATCCGCTTCACCGGCCACGGCGGGCTGCTGGACACCACCTTCCGGGATCCCACCTTGGAATTCACCGGCCCTGGCGCCGCCCGGGTGCACCTCGACGTGTCCGGCGTTTCGATGGAGGAAGCGCTCGCGGGCGGTACTGCGGCCGATTCGGTGTCTCAGGTGCCGTTCATCGACGTGGACCTGACGACCGCGACGATCGATGCGTCCCGCGACGGGGTCACGATCGCCGCCGCGGCGGCGCCTACGGCGATCACGCCCGAGGGCTTCGCCGCGTTCGCGAACTACGAGGCGGGTTCCGCCTTCGATCCGATCACGATCACGGTGACCGCCGTCTGCGCATCCGCACAGACCCAGACCCCGTCGCCGGGTCCGCCGACCGCGCCGGTCGACGCCGCTCCCGCCGCCGACAGTCGTCCGGCCGATGCGAGCCCGGGATGGATCTCGTGGGCGGTCGCCGCATTCGTGGCGGCCGGCGCGGCGGTCGGCGGCGTCCTGCTCGCGCGCCGCCGCGGGACGGGCAGGAATGCACGCACCGGCTCGGGCGGCGCAGCGTGAGGCGCTCGCGGGCGCTCCTGGCTCTCGTGGTGGCAGCCGCCCTCGGGTTGAGCGGATGCAGCACTGCGTCATCGCGCGCGCCGGCGGGTGATGCGGTGACGGCGAGTGAGCAGGTGCCCCTCAGCAGGATCGTTCCGCTCGCCGACCCCCGCGACTACGAGGGACCGACCACGGCCGTTCTCGGGGATGACGCGATCGTCCCGGTCGCCGCCGACCCGCCTCAGTCGCTGCCGGTGACGGTCCCCTCCCGGGATGCCGCAGGCGACGTGGCAACCCTGGTGGCAGACACCTCGCGCGTGATCGCGATGGATCTGTCCGGCTCGATCGCTGCGACAGTCCGCGGTCTGGGGTTCGGAGACACTCTCGTCGGGCGGGATGCGTCCACGATCTTCCCGGGGAGCTCCGAGCTGCCCCTGGTCACCGGCGGCGGCCACACCGTCAACGCCGAGGCGGTCATCGCGCTGGCGCCGACCCTCGTGCTCACGGACGGCAGCGTCGGCCCACGGGACGTCGTGGAGCAGCTGCGTGACGTCGGCATCACCGTCGTCTTCCTTCAGAACGAAGCCTCGCTCGACGGCGCGGCGCAACTGGCCCGCGACGTCGCGGCGGTGTTCGGCGCACCGCAGACCGGCGACCTGCTGGCCACGCAGATCCTCGCGGAGGTCGAGGCCGTGCGCACCGAGATCGCACGGCTCGCCCCGGCAGGACCGGACCGGCTGCGCATCGTCTTCCTGTATCTGCGCGGCACAGCCGGCGTCTACTACCTCTTCGGCGAGGATTCCGGCGCTGATGACCTGATCGCGGCGCTGGGGGGCGTCGACGTCGCCGGAGAGCTGGGCTGGCGAGGCATGCAGCCACTCACCGATGAGGCCATGATCGCCGCCGACCCGGACCTCATCCTCGTCATGACCGGAGGACTGGACTCCGTCGGCGGCGTCGATGCGCTCCTGGCGTCCAAGCCGGCCATCGGGCTGACCCGCGCCGGGCAGCAGCGGCGATTCGTGGACATGGCCGACGGGCAGGTGCTCTCCTTCGGACCCCGCTCCGCGCGGGTGCTCGAGGCTCTCGCACGCGCGATCTACGCGCCCACGGCCGGATCGTGACCCGGGTAGGGCCGGCGCGGACCGCCGCGACCGACATTCCGGCCTCGCGTGCCGTCGGCGGCGGACGTCGCGCACTGGTGTGCACGGCGACCGGCGCACTGCTGGTGGTCGGGATCCTCCTCTCCGCCGGCCTCGGACAGCTGCCGATCGGTCCGCTGGAGGTGGTCGGCTCCGCGCTGCGCGCCGTGGGCATCGACAACGCGTGGGCGCCGGACGCGCGGCTGATCGAACAGACGCTGTGGCAGATCCGGTTCCCCCGCGTGGTCATGTCGCTCCTCGTGGGCGGACTTCTGGCCGTGGCCGGAGCGGTCATGCAGGCGATCTTCGGCAATCCCCTGGCCGAACCCGGTGTCGTCGGCGTCTCGTCCGGAGCTGCCGTCGGCGCGGCCGCGGCCATCACGCTCGGGCTGACCGCCTTCGGGCCGTGGTCCATCGCGGCGTTCGCCTTCGTCGGGGGATTGGCCGCCACCCTGATCGTCTACGCCACCTCGCGCTCGCACGGCAGAACCGAGGCGATCACGCTGATCCTCACCGGCATCGCCGTCAACGCCTTCGCGGGAGCCGTTCTGGCGCTGCTGATGTTCGCCGGGGACACCGCATCGCGCGAGCAGATCGTGTTCTGGCAGCTCGGATCGATGAACGGCTCGCGCTGGGGCGAGGTGCTGCTGGTGGCCGTCGTCGGTCTGCTGGCCACAGCACTCGCGCTGGCGCTCGCGGAGCAGTACGACCTGCTCGCGCTCGGCGATCGCACGGCCGCACACCTCGGGGTGCGGGTCGAGCGACTGCGCCTCCTGTCGATCGTGCTGGTCGCTCTGCTGACGGGTGTCGCAGTCGCGTTCGTCGGGATCATCGCGTTCGTCGGGCTCGTGGTCCCGCACATCATCCGGATGCTGCTCGGTCCGGCCAACCGTCCGCTGATCGCACTGTCCTTCCTCGGCGGTGCGACCGTGCTCGTCTACGCGGATCTGCTCGCGCGGACGCTCGTGCCGTCAGCCGACCTCCCGATCGGCATCCTGACCGCCCTGATCGGCGGGCCCTTCTTCTACTGGCTCATCCGTCGCAACCGGCGCGGGTCAGGAGGCTGGGCATGACGCGCACGGCGTTCGCGCTGCGGGGCGTCGGGTATCGCATCGGCGACGCGGTGATCCTCGAGGACGTCACGCTCGAGATCGGCTACGGGCGACTCCTTGCCCTGGTCGGCCCCAACGGGGCGGGCAAGTCAAGCCTGCTCGGCGTCTTGACCGGCGATCTGCGTCCGACGGCCGGTCGGGTGAGCTTGGACGATCGTGCGCTTGCGGAGTGGAATCCGCGCCGACTGTCGCGTTCGCGTGCTGTCCTCACGCAGTCGAATCACGTCGCGTTCGCCTTCACGGCGCTTCAGGTCGTCGAGATGGGTCGCGCGCCGTGGAGCGGAACGGAGCGCCAGGGCGACGACGCGGCGATCATCGCGCGGTCGCTCGCGCAGGCCGACGTCGCACACCTCGCCTCGCGGTCGTATCCCTCGCTGTCCGGCGGAGAGAAGGCCCGCGTGTCGCTCGCCCGGGTGCTGGCGCAGGATACCGGGATCGTGCTCCTGGATGAACCGACAGCCGCGCTGGACCTGCGCCATCAGGAGGACGTACTGCGGATCGCGCGCGCCCTCGCGCGCGCCGGGCGCGCGGTGGTCGTGGTGCTGCACGATCTGTCGCTCGCCGGCGCGTACGCCGATGACGTCGCCGTGATCGACCGCGGCCGCATCGTCGCCCACGGCTCACCCGACGCCGTGCTGACCGAGGCGCGGATCACCGACGTGTATGACACTCCGGTCCGCGTGCTGCGCGATCCGGATACCGGACGCCCGATCGTGCTGCCACGGCGCTGACCGATCGTTCTCGGCGCGGTCACAGGTTGGACTAAGGTAAGCCTTAGCTAACCGACTCGACCCGGGTCGGAGACCGATCTGTGGAGGACAACGTGAGAAGTGATCGAAAGGCGTCCCGCTGGCGGGCGCTGGCGAGCGTGCTGACCGGCACGCTCGTCGCGACGGCGGCATTCGCGGGAGTCGCCGCTCCGGCGCAGGCCGCACCGACCGCCTCCGCGTCTGAGCTGACCTGGGGCTTCAAGGCGAGCTGGAACAGCTACGTCGCCACGTTCGGGGGCACGGCGACGGCATCGGGCGGAGCCGGCCTCGCGGGTGACGAGTACGTCTGGTCCCCCGCTGCAGGCGAATTCGATCCCGCCACCGCCGAGGGATCGGCGCAGTTCACCGGCAGCGTGCAGTTCGACGTCCCCTCGCACGGCATCGCCCTGGCCGTCAGCGACCCCCGCGTCGTCTTCGCGGGCGGCGTCGGCAGCGTGTACTGGTCGGCCGGCGACGCGGCCACGGCAGTCCTCGGCGCCACGATCTCGTCGGTGTCCCTCGGCGCGCCCGCTGAGACCGACGGCGCCGCGACCGTGAGCGTCGCGGCGACCGGTGTGGCCTTTACGGCCGAGGGCGCAGAGGCATTCGGCGGCTCCTACGCCGCCGGCGATCCGATGGATGATCTCGCCTTCGCGCTGACGTACACGAGCCTGCCGGCCGCACCCACGGCCACCTCCACGACGCTCGCAGTATCCCCGGCAGCGACGTCCGCGCCGGGTGCGGACATCCTGCTCACCGCGACCGTCGCGCCCGCGGCGAGCGGCACGGTCACGTTCTTCGATTCAGGCAGCCCGCTGGGTGCGCCGGTCCCGCTGGTCGGCGATGCGGCGACCTTCACCGTCGAGGGAGCCGCGGCGGCTGCGCACGGCTTCAGCGCGGCGTTCACTCCGACGGATGCCGCGGCCTTCACCGCCTCGACCTCCGCGACAGTCGCGCACACGGTGGCCGCCCAGCCGGTTGAACCCACTCCGCCGGTGTTCACGCCGGCGCTCTCGGTGTTCCTCTCCGATGGCGTCACCCCGTACACCGGCCAGCCCGTGTACACGGACGACGAGCTCATCGTTCGCGGCAGCGGCTTCGACCCCGGGGCGAACGTCGGCGGTCGTGGTGTGCCCATCCCGAGCACACTGCCGCAGGGAACCTACGTCGTGCTGGGCTCCTTCCTTGATGAGTGGAAGCCGTCGGCATCGGCCCCCAGTTCGACGCGCAAGGTCGTCTCGCAGACGTGGGCGCTCGCCGCGACGGTGCTCGACCAGGTGCCGGCCCAGTACCAGAGCACCATCCGCGCGCAGTGGGTGGAACTGTCCCAGGACGGAACCTTCGCGGCGACGCTGACCGCACAGGACTTCTCGTCGGGCCTGCCCGCCGGCAACTGGGGTGTCTACACGTATGGCGCGGGTGGCATCTCGAATGCCGCGCAGGAGCTGTCCGTCGCGGTCGAGTACGCCGGCGACCGCCCCGGCGCCGACCCGGTCATCGTCCCGACCGTGCCGCCCGCCCTGCAGCCGGCCGAGCCGGCGACCGTGCCGCAGCCGGCCGAGCCGGCGTGCGTTGCACGCGCCGTGTCTGGAGCCGACATCCAGTGGGGCGTGAAGCAGAGCTTCCGCGACTACATCGCGGGCGGCATCGCCAAGGGGTCAATCTCCGGTGGGTGGGGGGCCGGTTCCGGCTCCTACAACACGCAGGAGGATCGCGGCCGCGTCGGCTACGGCGGATCCACCTCGTTCGCCGGGCACAGCGGTGCGCTCGAGATCACCCTCTCCAACCCGCGCATCCAGGTCCACAGTGCGACCTCCGCGTCACTGATCATGGGCGTCCAGTCGACGTCGTACAACGGCTCGCCGAGCGTGGACGCGGGCAGCGTCGTGTTCGCCACCCTGACCTTGCCCGGCGCCGTCGAATCCCCGTCGCGGATCGGCTGGACCGGCGCGGCGGCGACGCTGACCGCGGCGGGTGCGGAGGCCTTCGCGGGCTTCTACGCCGCCGGCACTGCGCTGGACCCGGTGACGTTCTCGTTCCCCCTCGGAGCCGAGGTCCCCTGTGACGCGGCCACGTCGGCCTCCCTCGCCGTCACGGGCGGCGAGGCGTCGATCGACGCGCTGTGGCTCGGAATCGGAATGCTCATCGTCGGCGCGGGCGCGTTCGCCGTGCGCCGCCGGAGCGTGCGCGCCTGATGAGGGCGGGCGTGCTCTGCCCTTCGCGCAGAGCACGCCCGCACCGCTCCGCCGACCGCGCCTGGCCGGCCGGGTGAGACAATGGAGCCATGGCCGAACCGGCGCAGATCCCCGAACCCGATGCCGCGGCATCCTCCGCTCGCAACCCGGGTGGGGTTCCCCACCCCGTGGCCGCCGACCGCATCGAGACGGTGCGGGTGCGGCGGACGCCCAAGTACGCGGTGTTCCTGATCGCCGGCGCCGGTCTGGGTCTGCTGGTCGCGCTGATCCTCACGTTCGCGTCCAACGGAACCGCCGACACCAGCCCGAACACCGGCTTGATCTACTCCCAGGGGCAGGTCTTCGGCTTCCTGGCGCTGATCTGCATCACCGTCGGCGTCGCCATCGGTGGGGTGACCGCGCTGATCCTCGATCGCGTTCTCGCCCGCCGTTCGCGTGAGGTCACGGTCGATCGCGCAACCATTCACGTCGAGGACTGAACCGGCCGCTAAGCCAGTTCGGCGATGATCGGGTGGATCGCCGCGTCGAAGGCGACGACGTCTCCGCGCAGCGAGTCGGTGACCGCGATGGTGAGTGATCCGATCCACCACACTCCGCGCTGGGTCAGCGGCAGCACCTGGACATTGAGCTCGAACGAGTGCGCTCTACGGCCCACCTGGCGCTCGTGCTCGGCGATCGCGCTCGCATAGGCCCGATACGAGACGCCCGGCTTCGCCGCGGCCTCCTTCCGGTAGCGCTCGTGTGCGGACTGCGAGAACGCCAGCGACTCCGCGGCGTGCGGGACGATCGCGTCCCGGAGCACCTCGGATCCCTCGGCCGGGAGCGCGACCAGGGTCTCGAAGCCGTCGACCAGCTCGAGGGGGACGGGGGAGGGATGCGCGGTCGGCTCGACCGTCATGGCCCAGAACTCGCGCCATTGGCGCTCCAGCAGAGCCTGCGCGTCCTCGGAGCGGTCGTTCACGCGTGCCGGGATGCCTCGCAGGTGCGGCAGCTCGTCCGGGGAGCGGATGCCCAGCGCCTGCCGGAGGTAGAGCGCGAGCAGGACCGGCTGGCCCGCGTCCTCGCGGATCAGCCACTCCGGAGCACTACTGCCGCCCATGGCGCCAAGTCTAAGGCGGGCCGCCGACACCCGCCTCGTCCGCGGAGGCGCGCCCGCCGAACCCGTGAGGCGCCCTCCGGCATCGGGGATCCGCTCGGCTGTGCCGCCGCTAGGCTGGGATGGTGGCCTCACCCTCCCGCGACGCCTCTTCCGCGCACGGAAGCGCCTCAGTGAACCCCTATACCGAAGCCGGTGTCGATACTGCGGCCGGCGACTTGGCCGTCGAGCTGATGAAGTCGGCGGTGCGCCGCACCCACGGCCCCGAAGTCCTCGGCGGCGTGGGCGGGTTCGCCGGGCTTTTCGACGCGTCGGCGCTCCGCTCCTACGCGCACCCGCTGCTGGCGACCAGCACCGACGGTGTCGGCACGAAAGTGGCGATCGCGCAGGCGATCGACAAGCACGACACGATCGGACTCGATCTGGTCGGCATGGTGGTCGATGACATCGTCGTGGTCGGGGCCAAGCCGCTGTTCATGACCGACTACATCGCGTGCGGCAAGGTCTTCCCCGAGCGCATCGCCGATATCGTCGCGGGCATCGCACGCGGGTGTTCCGAGACGGGCACCGCCCTGGTCGGCGGCGAGACCGCCGAGCACCCCGGCCTGCTCGGTCCTCATGACTACGACGTCGCCGGCGCGGCGACCGGTGTCGTCGAGGCGGGTCGCATCCTGGGCGCTGATCGCGTCCGCCCCGGCGACGTGGTCCTCGCCCTGGCCTCCAGCGGACTGCACTCGAACGGCTATTCGCTCGTGCGCCACATCGTGACGCAGGCAGGCATCCAGTACGGCGATCACGCGGCCGATTTCGGCACGACCTGGGGCGAGGCGCTGCTGGAGCCCACCCGCCTGTACACGGCACCGCTCCTGCGTCTCATCGACACCCTCAGCGGCAGCACCCCCACTGAGGGCGACGCATCCGGTGTCCATGCGCTCAGCCACGTGACCGGGGGCGGTATCGCCGCCAACCTCGCCCGCGTCCTGCCGCGCGGAACCTGGGTCGACCTGGACCGCTCGACGTGGTCGCCGCCGACCGTGTTCCGCGTGCTCGCGGACCTGGGCGGCCTCGAACTGGAGGCGACCGAGGGGACGTGGAACCTGGGCATCGGCTTCGTCGCGATCGTCGCCGCCGAGCAGGCCGACGCCGCAGCATCCGCCCTGGCCCGGGACGGAATCGCAGCATGGCGCGTCGGGGTCGTCCAGGACGGCACGGTACCGGCCGACGGGCACGGCGACTTCGAGCAGGGCGCCAAGGGCGTCGACGGCGGCGCCGTGCGACTGGTCGGCGCGTACCGCGACGGCGACAACTCAGACGGAGCGAACTAGACCCTATGTGCGGCATCGTCGGAATGGTCGGGCAGGGCTCGGTCAACCAGGAGATCTACGACGCGCTGCTGCTGCTGCAGCATCGCGGGCAGGATTCGACCGGCATCGCCACGGCGGAGCCGAGCGGCATCTTCCACGTGCACAAGGAGCGCGGGATGGTCCGCGAGGCCTTCCGCACCCGGGACATGCGCACCCTTCTGGGCACGATCGGACTGGGGCACGTGCGCTACGCCACGAAGGGCACCGCCTCCAGCGAGGAGGAGGCCCAGCCGTTCTACGTGAACGCCCCGTACGGCATCGTGCTCGTGCACAACGGCAACCTGACCAACACCAGGGAGCTGACCGACGAGCTGTTCCACAAGGACCGCCGGCACCTGAACACCTCCAGCGACACCGAGCTGCTGGTCAACGTGCTCGCCAACGAGCTGCAGGCCTCGATCTCGGGCCTGGAACTGGATCCGGAACAGGTCTTCCACGCCGTCTCCCGCGTCCACGAACGTGTCGAGGGCTCCTACGCCGCGATCGCGCTGATCGCCGGGTACGGCCTGCTCGCGTTCCGTGACCCGTTCGGCATCCGCCCGCTCATCATCGGCACCCGCAAGACGGATGCCGGCGCCTACGAGTGGATCGTGTCCTCCGAGTCGCTGGTGCTGGAGAACGGCGGCTTCGACGTGGTGCGCGACGTGCTGCCGGGCGAAGCCGTCTTCATCGACCTCGACGGGCACCTGCACAGCCGGCAGTGCGCCGCGACGCCGCGGCTGGCGCCGTGCTCGTTCGAATACGTCTACCTGGCACGGCCGGACTCGATCATGAACGGGATCTCCGTGTACGAGGCGCGGCTGCGGATGGGCGAGCGTCTGGCCGACACGATCGCCAAGTACACGCCGTCGGGAACCATCGATGTGGTCATGCCGATCCCCGACTCCGCGCGCCCGGCCGCGATGCAGGTCGCGCGCAAGCTCGGTCTGGAGTACCGCGAGGGCTTCTACAAGAACCGCTACGTCGGCCGCACGTTCATCATGCCCGGACAGGCGGTCCGCAAGAAGAGCGTGCGTCAGAAGCTCAACGCGATGTCCAGCGAGTTCAAGGGCAAGAACGTGCTCCTGATCGACGACTCGATCGTGCGGGGCACGACGAGCAAGGAGATCATCCAGATGGCCCGGGATGCCGGGGCCAAAAGCGTCACGTTCGCCTCGGCCGCGCCGCCGGTGCGGTACCCGCACGTCTACGGCATCAACATGCCGTCGCGTCACGAGCTGGTCGCCCATGGACGCACCATTCCGGAGATCGCCGAGGAGCTCGGCGCGGACTACATGGTCTACCAGGAGGTCGAGGACCTCAAGGCGGCCATCCTGGAGGGCTCGGACCTCGACGACCTGGACATGAGCTGCTTCGACGGGCGCTACGTGACCGGCACGGTCTCGGAGGAGTACCTGGCCTGGGTCGAGGGCTCCCAGGAGAGTTGAGCCGCCCCGGATCACCGCGCGCTCCGCTGTCTCGATACGTGCCGGCGCGCTACTGGACAACCGGCATCGTTGATGCGGGTCGGCTCGACCTCGCACCTAAGCTTGAGCAGTGACACCGACTTCCGCCCGCCCGCTCTGGCAGGGTCGGACTCTCGCCCTGGTCGGGATCGTCCTGTTCGCCTTCTCGCTGCGCTCCGCCGTGGCCGCGCTCTCGCCCCTGATCGACCACATCACGGACGACTTCGCGATGCCCGCAGCGATCATCGGTCTGATCGGGACCGCGCCGCCGGTCTGCTACGCCGTGTTCGGCATCCTGACGCCGTTGTTCGAGCGCAGGCTGGGACTGGAGCGCCTCACCGTGCTGGCCATCGCGGTCGCGACCGCGGGGATGGCCCTGCGCGGCCTGGCGACCGACGCGGTGGCGCTCCTGCTGGGGACGGCCCTGATCTTCGCCGCCGTTGGTGTGGGCAACATCCTGCTGCCGCCGCTGGTGCGCAAGTACTTCCCGG from Microbacterium sp. zg-B185 includes:
- a CDS encoding zinc-binding alcohol dehydrogenase translates to MGGSSAPEWLIREDAGQPVLLALYLRQALGIRSPDELPHLRGIPARVNDRSEDAQALLERQWREFWAMTVEPTAHPSPVPLELVDGFETLVALPAEGSEVLRDAIVPHAAESLAFSQSAHERYRKEAAAKPGVSYRAYASAIAEHERQVGRRAHSFELNVQVLPLTQRGVWWIGSLTIAVTDSLRGDVVAFDAAIHPIIAELA
- the purM gene encoding phosphoribosylformylglycinamidine cyclo-ligase — encoded protein: MASPSRDASSAHGSASVNPYTEAGVDTAAGDLAVELMKSAVRRTHGPEVLGGVGGFAGLFDASALRSYAHPLLATSTDGVGTKVAIAQAIDKHDTIGLDLVGMVVDDIVVVGAKPLFMTDYIACGKVFPERIADIVAGIARGCSETGTALVGGETAEHPGLLGPHDYDVAGAATGVVEAGRILGADRVRPGDVVLALASSGLHSNGYSLVRHIVTQAGIQYGDHAADFGTTWGEALLEPTRLYTAPLLRLIDTLSGSTPTEGDASGVHALSHVTGGGIAANLARVLPRGTWVDLDRSTWSPPTVFRVLADLGGLELEATEGTWNLGIGFVAIVAAEQADAAASALARDGIAAWRVGVVQDGTVPADGHGDFEQGAKGVDGGAVRLVGAYRDGDNSDGAN
- the purF gene encoding amidophosphoribosyltransferase, which codes for MCGIVGMVGQGSVNQEIYDALLLLQHRGQDSTGIATAEPSGIFHVHKERGMVREAFRTRDMRTLLGTIGLGHVRYATKGTASSEEEAQPFYVNAPYGIVLVHNGNLTNTRELTDELFHKDRRHLNTSSDTELLVNVLANELQASISGLELDPEQVFHAVSRVHERVEGSYAAIALIAGYGLLAFRDPFGIRPLIIGTRKTDAGAYEWIVSSESLVLENGGFDVVRDVLPGEAVFIDLDGHLHSRQCAATPRLAPCSFEYVYLARPDSIMNGISVYEARLRMGERLADTIAKYTPSGTIDVVMPIPDSARPAAMQVARKLGLEYREGFYKNRYVGRTFIMPGQAVRKKSVRQKLNAMSSEFKGKNVLLIDDSIVRGTTSKEIIQMARDAGAKSVTFASAAPPVRYPHVYGINMPSRHELVAHGRTIPEIAEELGADYMVYQEVEDLKAAILEGSDLDDLDMSCFDGRYVTGTVSEEYLAWVEGSQES
- a CDS encoding HtaA domain-containing protein, yielding MRSDRKASRWRALASVLTGTLVATAAFAGVAAPAQAAPTASASELTWGFKASWNSYVATFGGTATASGGAGLAGDEYVWSPAAGEFDPATAEGSAQFTGSVQFDVPSHGIALAVSDPRVVFAGGVGSVYWSAGDAATAVLGATISSVSLGAPAETDGAATVSVAATGVAFTAEGAEAFGGSYAAGDPMDDLAFALTYTSLPAAPTATSTTLAVSPAATSAPGADILLTATVAPAASGTVTFFDSGSPLGAPVPLVGDAATFTVEGAAAAAHGFSAAFTPTDAAAFTASTSATVAHTVAAQPVEPTPPVFTPALSVFLSDGVTPYTGQPVYTDDELIVRGSGFDPGANVGGRGVPIPSTLPQGTYVVLGSFLDEWKPSASAPSSTRKVVSQTWALAATVLDQVPAQYQSTIRAQWVELSQDGTFAATLTAQDFSSGLPAGNWGVYTYGAGGISNAAQELSVAVEYAGDRPGADPVIVPTVPPALQPAEPATVPQPAEPACVARAVSGADIQWGVKQSFRDYIAGGIAKGSISGGWGAGSGSYNTQEDRGRVGYGGSTSFAGHSGALEITLSNPRIQVHSATSASLIMGVQSTSYNGSPSVDAGSVVFATLTLPGAVESPSRIGWTGAAATLTAAGAEAFAGFYAAGTALDPVTFSFPLGAEVPCDAATSASLAVTGGEASIDALWLGIGMLIVGAGAFAVRRRSVRA
- a CDS encoding potassium transporter Trk, encoding MAEPAQIPEPDAAASSARNPGGVPHPVAADRIETVRVRRTPKYAVFLIAGAGLGLLVALILTFASNGTADTSPNTGLIYSQGQVFGFLALICITVGVAIGGVTALILDRVLARRSREVTVDRATIHVED